One window of Papaver somniferum cultivar HN1 chromosome 9, ASM357369v1, whole genome shotgun sequence genomic DNA carries:
- the LOC113314216 gene encoding lipid phosphate phosphatase gamma-like yields MTMTGVTVPSLKAVTLTHVRYTKGDQLGHFLAWVSLIPVFISLGGFVSHFLYRRELQGIFFAIGLIISQFINETVKNSFQQSRPETCVILETCDSHGWPSSHSQYMFFFAVYFTLLTYNGVGLSGSKVYKWIVGISPWPLAFLTMYSRVYLGYHTVGQVFAGAGLGLFLGVMWFWVVNGLVIDYFPLIEESALGRFFYIKDCSHICNVLKFEYDNARAARKSSAGKLDKDN; encoded by the coding sequence ATGACGATGACCGGAGTCACCGTACCTTCACTGAAAGCAGTAACTCTAACTCATGTAAGATACACAAAAGGAGATCAATTAGGTCATTTCTTAGCATGGGTATCGTTAATTCCAGTTTTCATTAGTCTTGGTGGATTTGTTTCTCATTTTCTCTATAGACGTGAATTACAGGGCATATTTTTTGCTATAGGTTTAAtaatatctcaatttatcaacgAAACTGTTAAAAATTCGTTTCAACAATCAAGACCAGAAACATGTGTTATACTTGAAACATGTGATTCTCATGGTTGGCCATCTAGTCATTCACAATACATGTTTTTCTTTGCTGTTTATTTTACTTTACTTACTTATAATGGAGTTGGGCTCTCTGGTAGTAAAGTTTATAAATGGATTGTAGGGATTAGTCCATGGCCACTTGCTTTCTTGACTATGTATTCTAGGGTTTATTTAGGGTATCATACTGTTGGTCAAGTTTTTGCTGGTGCTGGTTTGGGGTTGTTTTTAGGGGTAATGTGGTTTTGGGTTGTTAATGGGTTGGTTATTGATTATTTTCCACTAATTGAAGAGAGTGCTCTTGGAAGGTTTTTTTATATTAAGGATTGTTCTCATATATGTAATGTACTTAAGTTTGAGTATGATAATGCAAGAGCTGCTAGAAAGAGTTCAGCCGGGAAGCTTGATAAAGATAATTGA